The segment AAACTTAGATGAGCGCGCGGCAGTGAGCTTACGAGGGCAGTAATTCATATGGTGAATTTTGTAGTTTgtgtttgtttaaaaaatattagatttttttcaAGTTTGCTGCTTTTGTGTCTAGAATATTAAATTCCCTATacaataacttaaatttaatttcaatataattatcCAGTATGAAGCTAGctcaaaataagaaattgtgtgtttgtatgtgataatatgtactttttattcttttgaaaatttccaacaatacatttatgttttcattttataGAATAGCCTAAAGCCGTCAAGTTTTTGTGGGGTGAAATTGACAATTACACCATACAGTGCTGGCTCTAGACAAATAAGCATAAAATACACAGTGCTGTTCAGGAACGAGCAGGATGAAGTGGATGAGATACAGCCTATTAGGAAAACCATTTGTACTATTTGGTATGATGGTATCTATCCCACGTTCAaggtaattttataaattaattaatatggtATTATTCAGTTAATCTTCTTCTCAATcggtcactcttgtcagagtggtcgtggccGCTAAGATGATGCAATATTAGACGCCGTTGGTCTCTTTAGTTTTGGGCCGCACTACCTTCCTtgcgatgctcctccactttgGACAGTTTGTAGCATTGCGGGAGCATTCCACCACAGGTGTCTGGGTCACTGTTTTGATAAGATCCGTCCATCGCGTGGGTGAGCGACCTATCGCACTTTTCCCCTACACTTGGCCCTGCACTATCAATCGCTCAATCGATCCTTAATTTTTgagatgtgaccaaagaacttcagaattcgtagttgctcagtcgacgatagcctttctttAATCTTCAGTTGTTTTAAGATGGAATTTTTGGCTCGGAAAACCGTCCAATTCAGTtattattttcatgtttttaattttgggggttttgccataatcgccacggttggcgatcgcagttgaTGATGGTGGTGATCTTTCGGaaggatgctgctgcccatcctccgctctttgtatcccttagtcgtcTCTAACGACACTCACGGGAGGAGATGGAGTGGTGCTATTCTGTTGCGACACTCGCACATTTTCATtcggagatctttgggggaggccttagtctagtagtggacgtcttccgtctgAAGTAATGACTATTTTAgacatagacttacaatatactagcgtatagacaaactaAGCGtacgagagagagagagagaggaaaatctctaacggagatacagcaacgtagaaaaggtaagcgaatctattgttactgtaatcgattttgattgacaattcGTACAGTAAGTGGAAACGGTCAGCCAAGCTTGGCATTTAAAGCTTCTTAGGCCCGATATCCACCAAAGCGATGAGGTaaggagacgagaggagataagcTGCGAAGCTATCAggagcggagaggagatgtgagctgtgcttATAACAACGCTATCGGGTGCGCGAGGCGCAGGGAGATGGCAGCGGGAAAAGGGGCTAAAGGGGGGGTGAAGGCGGACCGCTTGATCACTCgacgcggcacaaaattctatagacaaatgagacatctcctttcctctccgcttgatccatttacactgaagctaagcggagatggagatgtggaaataacgaaagctgattggttatcaaaatacatctcctctcctctccgctttggtggatacatggccttagtattttgaatactaaacTAGCTaaagcacacattgacaaatcataaTTGGTCACGCATTGTCGGACTGTCAAGTGTTctatacttacataataatcTAAGTCAGTTAAAGATTTTTCTACTTTGACTCTTTGGGTTTCTAAATTTTAATGGACATTAATGCTtcttactttaaaataaaaattaattaatttttatttacttcacaaataaaatttgaaaacaaaattttatgaacgatgcggggcacgaacccacgacccctcgcgttccgtgcgagtgcgagtgctttgttcaactctcaagtggTGGCTTCATCTTTAGgatctactttttttttatatgaaagggggcaaacgggcaagaggctcacgggatggagagaggtgaggcaaccgcccatggacatccgcaacaacaggtgtgtcaagaaatgccggcctttaaggtgggagtatgcttttttcttgaaggtccctaagtcgtatctgttcgggaagaccgccgccggtagttgattccacaaagtggctgtgcgaagcAAGAGGCAACTTTACAGTTGACTgaccccagtatttgcatattaggaaattgacttgagatgtcgctcttgcaaatctaaacaatttgttatgtttaagtgataaccctcacttctacgaTGAATATACAGGTTGTgtataaactaaaacataataaatcattatttatttataaatgcttATTACTTACGTTTCTCTGTTACAATGACTTACCTCCttctattttatttctaaaGATATTTATAAGATGCTTTCTAATGTCATGTtagaaaataattcataaaatcaatttaattcaCATTGTTATAAATTGCTTTAAgcttatgtttatattttaaatattgacaaataataaatttcaggTTAAAAGAACAATATCCGTAAAATGTCCCATCATTTTAAGCAATCATTGCGTGTGGAATATTCTCAATGTAGAAGAgtaagttttatatatatttagtctATTATAGTTGAATAGGTTTATTGTAACAGGGTCTTTATGAAAGACTTTTGAATTGAGTTAATCCTGTCATGGGGTATTGTATGAAAGGACTATTTTGCACAAGCCCAAactgatattttaattatttttatcttatctaTAATTTATACGAATACATATAGCCTCTTGCTACTAGACAAGctataaaaacaggccaggtttattactttagtgtgcatgacaagctacgtgttacactcgcgatttgtatgtcactttgtgtgtgtgtgggtgcattgctgaaaatagaagttaactgttaacctcaattaaattatttaacgttttcgcagctgtcccagtctatctagacgtataaatgattaagggccgtttttaataacctatatATCCTTAGTTATCTATCCTTACTAGAGggagacaaatctatccttttacgcttacttacattccaataacctatcgacataaagcattggactataactatattagacataacttTGGATAGATAaattcttgtcattaaacggagacagcaatgtatccgtaactagagatacgttattgaaaatggccgtatatcggacataactatggatagataaagATCTTGCCATTAAACGgagacagcaatgtatccgtaactagagatacgttattgaaaatgaCCATATAtcggacataactatggatagataagatcttgtcattaaacggagacagcaatgtatccgtaactagagatacgttattgaaaatgaCCATATAtcggacataactatggatagatatgatcttgtcattaaatgttgacagcaatgtatccgtaactagagatacgttattgaaaatgaCCATATAtcggacataactatggatagataagatcttgtcattaaacggagacagcaatgtatccgtaactagagatacgttaatgaaaacggccgctaaAAATTTATGTTTCGATTTAGGTTTTTTAGGTTTACCTAGTCCCGTCTTTGGACGATGGACGACGACAAAAGATTGGACGATGATATCAGACAAGTGGCACTGAGTAACGGGGAATAGAGTTGAAAACGAAAGACTCTAATAGGTTAGAGGCCTTTGCCGACTGGCAAACGGAtctagaaaaaaaagaaaaaaaaaattatagactaTTTCAATATGTAATATTGTTGTCTGATCTAAATAAAAGgctattattagatattaaggccgctatcccaagaaattgCTAAAATAGCGCACAATTGAAACCATtacttgacggtttatataaagctcatattatccaaaaaataatgctatatctacagaatatgagaagaaaaatcattttttctttacatttctattttttatagacagtgcaaAAAAACATCAAACTACCCCTATCttttcaatctagataaaaattttacgaaaatttattaattgtacatcaaatactatttaacatgacatagttttgttggttttgtaaagaaaattgtattttgtttgtaataaattaaaaatgattcttATTCTGAATTAAAtgtatggcgatcttgtgcgagagaggtatattagctccgctcgattccttaATGTTTCGATTCCATTGACgttgacgacctatatagccgagtggttagcgatcctacctactaagcaagaggtcccgggttcgaatcccggtaggtgcaagcatttatatgatgaatatggatgcttgtttccgagtcacggatgtttaaatgtatttatgtatgtttatatgaatttatgtatgtttaagtaagtatattgtaataaatatatcattgtcttgtaacccataacacaggctatatatgcttaacttggggcaagataatttgtgtaaaaagtgtcaatgctattgttattattattattgtagtaattttaagcatttttaaAGGTTAAACAAAGCATTAGAAGATTCTAGACCGAATGTGCCTTTAAACGTCAGTCTCTACGCACCAGACCTCTGCTATCGTACCGAACCCGTTGAACTGATTCTGGTGTTGGGCTGTGTGTACCGAGTGCCTGTGGCCTGGACTCTGAGACGGGAGAAGATCTGCGATTGTGAAATGGTCGAAGTCAAAGTTGGCATATCCCTCTACGAGATGCGGCATAATTGTCAACATAGGGACATGGTCGAAATTTATCCCTTGAATGGAATTGTCGCGGTATAGTATCAATCACacattaataacatttacacTAGAGTAGCAATCCATCTATAGATATActtacggtcgttcccaataatCAGTCTATCTctaacttgagataaaaatcgtaactatcgttgacttttctgtcccaataaacatatcgacggtaactcaccttatccgtacacgctgtctgtcaatgggacgacgtatagcttaccagcgatagaagtttgtatggaaattgcaattcacgtgtcccaatacaaggcgataagaatgacttatcgggtatattgttacagcttcagattattgatagctaattactgacagtagaagatagtaatttatctctatctttagATACGAGTAGTATATGGGGAACGGCCGTAACTTAGCTAATCTATGACGTTGAACGAATTAATTGGATGATTGCACCCAAGTAAAATAGACAGtttgacgctctgagagagaagaagcggcgcaagtgactttcccagtattctttttttgcgcattttttgtttgtgttatcattataatcgtgggctaaagctctatcaataacaatattttttacttgcTAATTCTACGTAAtcctaattcgtgctacgggatacaaGTCCAACCCGAAATATTTTTCCCGTACTGGCCCAATTCtcaaaaaaatggctctgtcgtaagtcctattactccactgctgaatatctaaatgatcggacagtctgggactagattgtgattattttatagcgatagaaatgactgtacaatattgtatatttttattgaaatgagcgcaaaaaaggaatgctgggagagtttcttgcgccgcttcttctctctcagagcgccatttgtttccgaagcggtagtagtatctagtagttattagaaatgacatcaaaaagaattctaaaggaatcaattttgagaaaataaatgccttttatgcctttcatgGTTATAAAGATTTCTAAGAACtacttaagtaaataatattgaaaaagcCACTATTCTGTAAATGAGTTTCTACatgaaatattcaatttatCGTAGGTATACCTGTGTATCGTACAAGCTTTTTAAATTAgccaatattttgtaatattgtacatttcaattacaataatttaatataattatctattataAAACTTTATCTTTAGGCCTGATTTCGCCAATGATactaaaaactgtattttattaaaactagaACTAGTTCAGTAAAAttgagtttaataaaactcagtATCATCTCAGTAGTTCAAATGCCAATTTTTAATTCGATTAAAAACGAAGAGACAAtaccaatacattgtacaaacCGAGTTTGCATGTAATAAACAATAGAATGTTAATATAGCTGTCAAAACAGTCAGTCTATTTCGATAATGACAGTGACAGCTCTTGAACGTGATAGTAGGTACCTTTGTATATACTAGTAACTGGGTCAGCATATAGATTTTAAACGCGTTTAGGCTATAACTGCGTTTAGTTTATGTTGGTTAAATGCGAAATTAATCTGTAAACTCGTTTACAGGCATAAACTTCGTTCAGATTGTTCTATTTCAATGGTGGAACCAGCCCTTTAGACGAATATtgggataaaatatttttttgattctaataaacattaaagatgtcttaaatttaatttaatccctCTTTTATTCGCCATTCCCGTTAAGCATTGAGGTGTTACTATGAGGACATTCATTTAATGGTGACCACGACGTTATTTTTTGTCGTAAAAAGCCCAGACccgattttttaaataactactACACCGCTAGAAAATAAACTAACTATCGCTTTTCCTTATAGCCAGATGCTCCTGTTCTTCTACACATGaagcttcaatacaccatggaAGGCAGCAACACTCTTTGTTACATACTGTCGCTGCCAAATAACCGTACCATCAATATATTCGTTAAGATAAACACCCATTGCAAATCGAAGGGAATCCTCACACCGTTGCGAAGAAATGTTCATGATACAGAATACTTGAGCATACTGGACTGTGGAAGAGTGCCTATAAATAACCTCGATCCAGTTATACGGGTACGACCacataattactattattatttcctttggAAACACCCACACTTAAATAAATTGCATAAACAGCACCTTATACGTCTTTTAACATGAGTGAAAACAACGTAATATTTTAGTACATGCTTGCTAATTGTATGTTAGAATTATTTACAATGTCTCATATTAACTGTTATAGTTAAAATTTAAGgcaaatttaacgttaaaacTAACGCTGtctttaacatagactgtggaatgtgttgcaccatcgtgtTCCTTGCCAAGttagttaaaaagtgaaatatcaattcaatatcgaatatttatttgaaactctTGACAGGTCTCTATTTAGttgtttaacattaacaatagctttaaccggcgtgGACgattacggttaacagttaaagttattacgtcacctaaaaattgtcaaatgatgCAACTCATTTTTTGCTCAACAgtaagtactttaacatgttgGTTATTGTTAAAGTTAGTTGGTTCAACCCAACcctagtgttaattccgctaagattcgtaAAATCACATTTTCAACAATTTTTGTTCTagttattatattgaattaaattaactcATTCCTACgcatttaaaatgaattaaCTCTAATAgaataacttattttaaaatgctCTGATAGCTGGAAATGACGAAATACTAGAATACTTCGTTATGATCAACGACACGTTGAAAGCCTCCACACGTAATCTGTAACTTTACATTTATTCATAAATACAAGAGTATCAAATACCTAGCTTCCTGctgtttacaaatataaagaaatatgtttaaaaaagtgtgtgtattaaaatttatttatttatttattaaattccgccaacaaggtatacactaatataaacacagtataatacaaaaactaTAACTTTCAcatggtaagtgatgcctcaattataggcgaaaattacatgctattcaattaaattaagccacaaaataaaataagaactataatatattatatatctatgaatacaatcttaatataaatttacacaaaatattatcgaaaaataacgattgaggtcatccctcccttgaaagaaccgttttaatatattttttaaatttatgtaagttatgatcaaatatgtcgacttcatcgtgatgactattatattccctggtgattctattcaagggagagaaatagcctaaattagatcctgcataattacagagaaatggattatatttcttacacgCTCTCGGTTGAGTTTTTGGCGATTTTTGTTGTGGGCCTTTTAAAGGGCTTGgagttatgtatatataaattatgtataaaaattatgtatttgttttacaaattcatCTTTTCTAACATTTTCTGGCGGTGATAACACACCAGtcctttacaataaataaacactttaGTAATAATTAACTCATACAATTAGTGTTCAAATTTCAGATTGTTTGGCTCTACAATCCCACAGATGTATTCACAACGTGGAGATTACTGCAGGGAAATGCCATAACTCCGAATGCAGTTATTCGATGCTTGCAATATTTTGCCGAAGTGCCGCCTTCGGATAAACTGGCTGTACCATTTGCGTTCCTGCCGATGGAGATGGTGGATTACGAGGTAATGTTGATTTTAAAAAGggagttattatttattgtaaatcaaaaaatattcctTTTGTATAAAAGAAATCCAGTAACACTGATTGCACAGCATTAAAGTTAAGTACCTCAAAACATTTTAATCTtagcaaaaaattatgttcaagACGCATTGCTATTTATTTAAAGGTGGAGTTTTCTATGTAACCTTAACCATTAGGCCATAAAACTCTATTATCATTACTTCCGTGTTTTAAGGGCTTTTATGAGAGTCAAATTGGGGGATCGTATACAAGTTTTTGAGTCTGAATTAGGGTCTGCGCGGGAAAGGCAGCCGTTGCGCCACGTGGACGACATGGTCCACTGATTAGCTTCTGTCACAgtgcagtaataaaaaaatggtgTCTGTAATAACTTAGAAATTAAACCCTTACTAATCGTAAGTTCGGGATGCGAATGTCTAATGCGAACCCAAATTTTCTGTGCAATCGTTAAGTgtgttttatatgaatatcatatttttgtacattaaacAACTGACGGCGATaagtaatcatttattttatagttttaaaaaggtattttttttgtactttttgcaGCATATAacaaattttcattgtttttaaaagaattgtgtaataaagagtattttagcaTACTCTTTTAGTGTTATAGATTATAAAGTACGCCTACATGTTATAGAGTATAAAACTCTATATTAGAGtacggttggcaaccctagATTTCGGGCCCTTTTTTGCTTATAACttctttgattttaatttagggtaaaaagttatataaacatatttgtaGGCAAAACAATATGCTACAAATGATATCTGTGTGATTTTTTTGTAAGTCgcatagtttccgagatatcgcGAAAAAAGTGTTTTCACCCCTTTTTCCAATATGGCGGCCGGGGGACAAGGGTGGCGACCCTACAAACTTGAGGTTAAGCTTCTATTGAACACTATTCTATTGGACACATGTCCCAAAACTAAATTGCGTCCTCTAAAAAATGCAAAGCTCATGTAACATATCAATGGACTATTTATTCATATAGGCTTATTGTGAATCGTGTGAGGAGGTTCTACTGCAATGTTTTACAGGTGGTGTTTTTATGCTCATTTGGATACGATATTGTCAAGATCTTGGTGAAGGGCCAGGGTGGTTTGCCGAATTGTGTGGAGACAAGATTGGATATACCGTACTACATTGAGCGAACTATTCGTTCAGCTTACACGGAGAAAGTTGTATGTCTTATTTGTTTTCTagatttcttttaattaattttaattttttaagttattttgatatatacaatatacaaatGAATTCATTATTCCTCGCAATTGTACACATTAAATCAAGTTTGCTCGACTGACGTCAGCGTTCACTGTTGGTCGAGCACTTAATCCGTCCTTAGTGttcatgacaagctacgtcttaaactcgcgatACTAGTCACTAAAAAGCAATcaattttctatatttgataataaaatatatacaaaattacttataatctacataatctacttattatagcAATTTACAACTAAGCCTTATATATTTAGGTCTCAGTTGAGGGATacaactttattatgcttaaaactaatacataaggtttatgagggaaaatccaggaaactgggagaacctggctatttgctatcacttAACCAACTTAAGACtgaatgactagaacttaaaaactaaacttaaaactaaggtaaataaatacatagatatctATAAacctgtataatatataaatataagaggggagAGGGGGGTGGGGTCGGAGATCGCGGATAAGTTAAGGAGGGAGAGCAAATAGGAAGCCAGTTTCCGCCGATATTTCATACTTACAACTAAACCAATTCACAATATTGGTTTTACAATGATTTagacctagctagaactctgtgtgcgACACTAGTcactttctcacacctaggtttttatgtaaagATAGTTGTCTCATTTTCAACCAGGGTTTGCCTATTACGGTAGTTTACTAAGTTAATGTTcgtcttctataaaaaaactacacattcagatggtgatgatgatatcCACGAAGCATgatgacaagtcgtaaacaaacagccacgcttggaatcaGCTCTGGGAGTATATTGAgtaaactaaaactttttttGTGATACtgtgggacgagacgagctggacgttccactgatagtaattgatacaccctgcccattactatgcagagccgctcaagattcttgaaaaacccaaaagttctgagcggcacaacaattgcgctcgtcaccttgagacataagatgctgagtctcatttgcccagtaattccactagctacgacgcccttcagtccgaaacacagtaatgtttacacattactgcttcacagcagaactaggcgccattgtggtacccacgatctagccggcatcctgtgcaaaggagcctcccactggtcagcCGATGGGTAACACACACATTcacaaaatatcattattacACTAGTTTAgattctaacccccttattcatagtAGTcttaacttaaagcattgctaattctcactctgtcttcttctattgacctaagtcagaatgagaaaaaacactccttagcggctgtttaaagttagcggaccattatgaataagggggtaagtctatggatgtagttatatatatttgtccCCTAcctttgaaacatttttttgccGTGCAGGTTTATTTATCAAAGGAGCACATAACTCTGTCAGTAATGCCGACCCATTCACTCTCAAGAGACATTATTGCCATAAACAACGATACAGACCATGTTTTAAGATTTATATGGATGCCGTAAGTattttatacatacattttaaGTACGAAAGAAAGAAATAGATTAactgccgttttcaataatatatctctagttacggatagattactatcaccgtttaatgacaagatcttatctatccctagttatgtccaatatagtcatattattagttatagtccaatgctgataggttattgaaatttaagtaatcgtaaaggatagatttgtcaaCCTCTAGTAAGATAAAATAAGgatagatacgttattgaaaacggtcgtatataagcttagatcattaatatgtCTCTATCTAGACAGctactgtgacagctgtgaaaacatcgaaaaaaattgaggttgacagttaacctccattttgagttcaccaacacaaagtgacatacaaatcgcgagtgtaagtcgtagcttgtcacgcacataaAAGTAATGAACCTGTTCTGTTTTcagcagcaagaggctccatctagacgtataaattatctaaattataAACTTATAAAGGATGGTTAAGTATTAAGGATACCATAAacgattaatatttaattttttgcgcccagacaaagggatAGGGCTACCCTTAGGGATAACAACGGgcgggaggtggtgaatgcttaTCCATACCAATGCAGCCGAAGTCTGcattggttatgtgggactcacgtaaaacctaactgcctacccactaaacaccacctgagctTGGCTTTGGCAAAgtccctctaagccttcatcgaaggcgaccttctcttggggagagaggaGGAGGCGCAAGCAAtacctatggagtatccgctgggatTAAAATGATTATTGGAGTCTGCACTGTTATTAACCAGATTGATTCGCGTGATGTCGGTGGGTATTAAGGTTGGGATTCTTCAAGTTGCAATTGAAAAATCGTATGAAATACGTTTTCATTGGTCGCATCTGCTACTTGTGTTCTTCTTGACTGCTATAAATCACATTTGATGAAAACGCTCACcgcatatttttattattatttatttaaccagaCTTTTCGTGACCAttgcagagcacgttttcagggggattaTTTAACGCCAGAGGCAACAGCCTCGgtgaaaaattaaagtaaaattgtCTCGTTGCCTCCCTCTCgttgtcaaaaaaaataggacactgtcagtaaattttgccaaaaaccatttGTCTATAGCAAAAAAAAGGTGGTGGTCCAAGGCAACTAATGCCGCTAAGCCTGTCAATGACAAGTTTGACTAATTCTATCCCAAGTCCTGTCAGCCGCAGTCTTCCTGAAGACGTGCTCTGCAAAGATCacaaaacgtcgggttaaacaaaataggtaataatacaaattacaaattcaGTTATAATTAGACGTGTTTTGTGTATTAAAAAGGATgtaaattaaaagtattaatatCAAATGTGCAAGCATAAATGTGTTTTGGGTTAAGGGCGCCCTAACTAGTGAAATATCTGAGCTAATGAGACTGACATCTTTTCTCTCAAGTGCGACGCAATTAAGAGGAGCAAACCCGTCATATGTTTCACACAAACGCTCGTTAGTGATTATGACGTTTTAATGCATCTTTCTTTGAAAAAAACAACTACTGATAGATATCTTGTGCAAGAAGCGGAAATTACAAGTTTCAAGA is part of the Leptidea sinapis chromosome 13, ilLepSina1.1, whole genome shotgun sequence genome and harbors:
- the LOC126967539 gene encoding uncharacterized protein LOC126967539, with protein sequence MYQKACINFFGNAEVSQIEVTSHGYNPETHAMLEFPSTITGCTNYCTSYLHNLTRMSIHMRVLNNVPWLGADNNGWIVLAPKEIVNFHWWFFPKENNRVYDTIVTVSCICIIGDRPVGTPTEVFIHISGFSELPDLRVLPKSTNLHDCVVDESKVLSITLYNYGSCYFTSKLYYKLEGMGDDCSADKIEIDSTVNSLKPSSFCGVKLTITPYSAGSRQISIKYTVLFRNEQDEVDEIQPIRKTICTIWYDGIYPTFKVKRTISVKCPIILSNHCVWNILNVEELNKALEDSRPNVPLNVSLYAPDLCYRTEPVELILVLGCVYRVPVAWTLRREKICDCEMVEVKVGISLYEMRHNCQHRDMVEIYPLNGIVAPDAPVLLHMKLQYTMEGSNTLCYILSLPNNRTINIFVKINTHCKSKGILTPLRRNVHDTEYLSILDCGRVPINNLDPVIRIVWLYNPTDVFTTWRLLQGNAITPNAVIRCLQYFAEVPPSDKLAVPFAFLPMEMVDYEVVFLCSFGYDIVKILVKGQGGLPNCVETRLDIPYYIERTIRSAYTEKVVYLSKEHITLSVMPTHSLSRDIIAINNDTDHVLRFIWMPERIANIVNVVMTPWWGVLQPKTSEWITMTVYTLHEPATFTA